In Brevibacillus brevis NBRC 100599, a single genomic region encodes these proteins:
- a CDS encoding alpha-ketoacid dehydrogenase subunit beta yields the protein MKRKLTMIQAITEAMDQKLADDSRIMLLGEDIGVNGGVFRATEDLVHKYGPDRVVDTPLAEAGIIGAAIGLAMNGKIPVVEIQFLAFIYPGFEQIVSHAARMRYRTRGQYHVPMVIRTPYGAGIRGPELHSESVETFFAHVPGLKVVAPSTPYDAKGLLIAAMEDPDPVIFLEPTKLYRAFKQEVPEEMYRVPIGKAKVVQEGSDVSIFAWGAMLRVAEDAAKQIERENGLSCEVIDLRTLYPLDRDTIIASVKKTGRAVVVHEAHKTAGLGAEIISIINDEALIYMKAPVKRITGFDVPVPQFSIEDDYLPTAERVKDGIMETATF from the coding sequence CCATGGATCAAAAATTGGCAGATGATTCACGCATCATGCTGCTCGGCGAGGATATTGGCGTGAATGGTGGTGTGTTCCGGGCGACGGAAGATTTGGTTCACAAATACGGTCCGGATCGTGTAGTGGACACGCCGCTAGCCGAGGCGGGAATCATCGGGGCAGCGATCGGTCTTGCCATGAACGGGAAAATTCCTGTGGTCGAGATTCAATTCCTTGCCTTTATTTACCCAGGCTTTGAGCAAATTGTTTCTCATGCTGCACGCATGCGCTATCGTACTCGCGGACAGTACCATGTCCCGATGGTCATACGCACGCCGTACGGGGCAGGGATTCGCGGTCCGGAGTTGCATTCGGAGAGTGTCGAAACGTTTTTTGCTCATGTACCGGGCTTAAAGGTTGTGGCACCAAGCACACCTTATGATGCAAAAGGCTTGCTGATTGCAGCAATGGAAGATCCTGATCCGGTTATTTTTTTGGAGCCGACCAAGCTCTATCGCGCATTTAAACAAGAGGTTCCCGAAGAAATGTACCGTGTGCCCATCGGAAAAGCGAAGGTCGTCCAGGAAGGCTCGGATGTATCTATTTTTGCTTGGGGAGCGATGCTTCGTGTCGCAGAGGATGCGGCGAAACAGATCGAGCGCGAAAACGGCTTGAGCTGCGAAGTCATTGATCTACGTACCCTCTATCCGTTGGATCGGGATACCATCATTGCCTCGGTCAAAAAGACTGGACGCGCAGTTGTCGTACATGAAGCCCATAAAACTGCTGGGTTGGGTGCAGAGATCATTTCCATAATTAATGATGAAGCTTTGATCTACATGAAGGCTCCCGTGAAACGGATTACCGGATTTGACGTGCCCGTCCCACAATTTAGCATCGAGGATGACTATTTGCCAACGGCTGAACGCGTGAAGGACGGAATTATGGAAACGGCTACGTTTTAA
- a CDS encoding dihydrolipoamide acetyltransferase family protein → MVEFKLPDVGEGMHEGEIVKVLVRTGESVQQDQPLLEVQTDKVNAELSAPVTGIIRDIFIAEGEIVEVGTTLLVIDAGTEVEVKTETKHPEKVVNPDKTVHFTPARADHRRSLATPYVRQLAREMKLDIELVTGTGAAGRVTEEDLRQFANRLQKSAPAKFPTSATGNERLLEASTAAIETEPIVQSKTGTATRAATSSQGGIERLPLKGIRKKIAEHMVKSVTIIPHVTSVDELEMDQLRALRETLRPHAEKRNIKLTFLPFFIKALVIALKEFPTLNASIDERTNEILLKRFYHIGIATDTPEGLIVPVIKDADHKSIFQLAEEIDQLARLAREGKLTMEHITGGTFTISNVGPIGGLQATPIINHPEVAIISLHKMEKRWVVREDEGVIRWMMNLSLSFDHRLIDGVTAVRFTNRIKELLEDPNLLFAEMV, encoded by the coding sequence ATGGTTGAGTTCAAGCTTCCGGATGTGGGAGAAGGTATGCATGAAGGAGAAATCGTAAAAGTACTGGTTCGCACAGGCGAATCCGTTCAACAGGATCAGCCACTACTGGAGGTGCAGACAGACAAGGTGAATGCCGAGTTGTCTGCGCCAGTGACTGGCATCATTCGTGACATTTTCATAGCAGAAGGGGAAATAGTAGAGGTCGGCACAACCCTTCTCGTGATCGATGCAGGTACAGAAGTGGAAGTAAAGACGGAGACAAAGCATCCAGAAAAGGTCGTAAACCCGGATAAGACCGTCCATTTTACTCCAGCTCGTGCTGATCACCGCCGCTCATTGGCCACGCCGTACGTTCGGCAGTTGGCGCGGGAAATGAAGCTGGATATCGAGTTGGTCACAGGTACAGGAGCAGCGGGACGTGTGACGGAAGAGGATTTGCGCCAATTCGCCAATCGATTGCAAAAATCAGCACCAGCTAAGTTTCCGACATCGGCCACTGGCAATGAGCGCCTGTTGGAGGCAAGTACAGCAGCGATTGAGACGGAACCGATTGTTCAGTCGAAAACAGGAACCGCTACTCGTGCAGCCACCTCGTCGCAGGGAGGTATCGAACGGCTACCGTTAAAAGGCATACGGAAAAAGATTGCCGAGCATATGGTGAAATCAGTCACAATCATCCCGCATGTGACTTCTGTCGACGAGCTGGAGATGGATCAGCTGCGTGCTTTGCGCGAAACGTTAAGGCCACATGCGGAAAAACGGAATATTAAGCTGACCTTCCTCCCGTTCTTTATCAAAGCGCTGGTCATTGCACTAAAGGAATTCCCGACGCTAAACGCATCGATTGACGAACGTACGAATGAAATTTTGCTCAAGCGCTTTTACCATATCGGCATTGCAACGGATACGCCTGAGGGCTTGATCGTACCAGTCATCAAGGATGCAGACCACAAATCGATTTTTCAACTCGCGGAAGAAATCGATCAACTGGCACGCTTGGCTCGCGAAGGAAAATTGACCATGGAGCACATTACAGGTGGCACTTTCACGATCAGCAATGTAGGGCCAATCGGGGGACTGCAAGCAACGCCAATCATTAATCACCCGGAAGTAGCGATTATCAGTTTGCACAAAATGGAGAAACGCTGGGTCGTGCGTGAGGATGAAGGCGTTATTCGCTGGATGATGAACCTGTCACTTTCGTTTGATCATCGCCTGATCGATGGCGTGACGGCAGTACGTTTTACCAACCGGATCAAGGAGCTGCTGGAAGATCCGAATCTATTGTTTGCGGAGATGGTATAG
- the lpdA gene encoding dihydrolipoyl dehydrogenase has protein sequence MVVGEVAVETDVVVIGGGPGGYAAAIRLGQLGKSVVLIEKEVLGGVCLNRGCIPSKALIHTAGEYHKLNRLNKLGIQLPTGKATFHMPSWQTWKSSVVAQLNKGIDYLCQANGVTVVKGTATFLSSDRIGVETGGDFETYKCKQAIIATGSRPFIPSFLKTDGEYILDSTDMLALDDVPETLAIIGGGYIGMELGMAFAKLGSQVTIIEASERILPQTAAHLSQEVLKQAKQLGMTVKIATKVEKAEVANGRVTLVCTSEKNGSESITAHKTLVTIGRVPNTGELGLAQAGVEMDERGYIPVTSTGSTNKAHIYAIGDVTPGPALAHRAAKQGIVAAEVIAGLPSSVDSPFVPYVIFTEPQIAGVGMTRDEAELQGYKVKAATFPYRANGRALAIDEGEGFAEVIVDQESHLLLGMHIVGADASNLIGEGVLALELAARVEDVALTMHPHPTLSEVWLEAAEAVLGHAIHIVNKSK, from the coding sequence ATGGTAGTCGGCGAAGTAGCAGTCGAAACAGATGTAGTTGTCATCGGTGGTGGGCCAGGAGGTTATGCAGCCGCTATTCGTCTCGGACAGCTGGGGAAATCGGTTGTTCTGATTGAAAAGGAAGTACTGGGTGGGGTTTGCTTAAATCGCGGATGCATCCCGTCGAAAGCCTTGATTCATACAGCAGGCGAATACCACAAGCTAAATCGTCTAAATAAGCTTGGAATCCAGCTTCCGACAGGGAAAGCAACCTTCCATATGCCGAGCTGGCAGACGTGGAAGTCTTCTGTCGTTGCTCAATTGAACAAAGGCATCGATTATCTCTGTCAGGCCAATGGGGTTACAGTCGTGAAGGGAACAGCGACATTTCTCTCGAGTGATCGGATTGGCGTAGAGACGGGTGGCGATTTTGAAACGTACAAATGTAAACAAGCGATTATTGCGACAGGATCACGTCCATTCATTCCATCGTTTTTAAAAACAGATGGAGAATATATTCTGGATTCTACTGATATGCTGGCATTGGATGACGTACCGGAAACACTGGCCATAATCGGCGGCGGCTATATTGGTATGGAGCTCGGGATGGCGTTCGCCAAGCTTGGATCGCAGGTGACCATCATTGAAGCAAGTGAGCGTATTTTGCCGCAAACAGCCGCCCATCTCTCTCAGGAAGTGCTCAAGCAGGCGAAACAGCTCGGGATGACGGTCAAGATCGCGACAAAAGTAGAGAAGGCTGAGGTAGCGAACGGAAGAGTCACACTCGTATGCACTTCGGAAAAGAACGGTTCCGAAAGTATCACTGCACATAAAACCCTCGTCACTATAGGGCGAGTGCCGAACACAGGTGAACTCGGACTTGCGCAGGCGGGAGTAGAAATGGACGAGCGCGGCTATATTCCCGTGACATCGACTGGCAGTACGAACAAGGCGCATATTTATGCCATCGGCGATGTAACACCTGGCCCTGCGTTAGCTCATCGTGCGGCGAAGCAAGGGATTGTGGCAGCCGAGGTGATCGCAGGGCTGCCTAGCAGCGTAGATTCCCCTTTTGTACCTTATGTGATTTTTACTGAGCCGCAAATAGCTGGTGTGGGGATGACACGCGATGAGGCAGAGCTTCAAGGGTACAAGGTCAAGGCAGCGACTTTCCCTTATCGGGCGAATGGCAGAGCACTCGCCATAGATGAAGGAGAAGGTTTTGCTGAGGTGATAGTGGATCAAGAAAGTCATTTATTGTTGGGAATGCACATTGTAGGTGCTGATGCATCGAACCTGATTGGGGAAGGCGTACTGGCACTTGAGCTTGCTGCGCGTGTAGAAGATGTGGCGTTAACCATGCATCCGCATCCCACTTTAAGCGAGGTATGGCTGGAGGCTGCCGAAGCGGTGTTAGGCCATGCTATTCATATCGTAAACAAATCAAAGTAG
- a CDS encoding VOC family protein produces MKLNHVNLTVTDVPAAAGFLEKYFGLKKLDTSEDARGDNFRVLFDDNGLVFTLMKGAEVQYPKTFHIGFIQESEEKVNEINQRLKEDGYKVAPPVRSHGWTFYVKAPGGFTVEVLA; encoded by the coding sequence ATGAAATTGAATCACGTCAATCTTACCGTTACGGATGTTCCAGCTGCTGCGGGTTTCTTGGAGAAATATTTTGGCCTAAAAAAGTTAGATACGTCGGAGGATGCTCGTGGCGATAATTTTAGGGTCCTATTTGACGATAACGGCCTGGTGTTTACCTTGATGAAGGGTGCCGAAGTCCAATATCCCAAGACATTTCATATCGGCTTCATCCAAGAGAGCGAAGAGAAAGTAAATGAAATTAATCAACGCTTAAAAGAAGATGGTTACAAAGTTGCACCGCCAGTAAGATCGCATGGGTGGACGTTTTATGTGAAAGCTCCTGGTGGTTTTACTGTTGAGGTACTTGCGTAA
- a CDS encoding NAD(P)H oxidoreductase, translating into MRVLTVVTHPRTNSLTFAVAERFVQGLKDAGHEVEVLDLHRSGFHPVLWEEDEPDWNNGDKKYSEEVEIEMERMRKHDALAFIFPIWWFSMPAMLKGYIDRVWNNGFAYGSRKLHHKHALWIGLAAAPEDHFQKRNYDQMMAHHLNVGISSYVGIGDSRVEFLYDTLAQNPAHIEQLLDRAYYLGFHYGKKESLKI; encoded by the coding sequence ATGAGAGTACTGACAGTTGTTACTCATCCACGAACCAATTCCTTGACCTTTGCCGTTGCAGAACGTTTCGTTCAGGGACTAAAAGATGCAGGACATGAGGTTGAAGTATTGGATTTGCATCGCAGTGGTTTTCACCCTGTTTTATGGGAGGAAGATGAACCAGATTGGAACAATGGAGATAAGAAATATTCCGAAGAAGTCGAGATTGAAATGGAGCGCATGAGAAAACACGACGCGTTAGCCTTTATTTTTCCGATCTGGTGGTTCAGCATGCCGGCCATGTTAAAAGGATATATCGATCGCGTCTGGAACAACGGATTTGCCTATGGCTCACGCAAGCTGCATCATAAACATGCATTGTGGATCGGTCTCGCAGCTGCTCCAGAAGATCACTTTCAAAAAAGAAATTATGACCAAATGATGGCGCACCACCTCAATGTCGGAATCTCCAGTTACGTCGGAATCGGCGATTCGAGGGTTGAGTTCCTTTATGACACCTTGGCGCAAAATCCAGCGCATATCGAGCAGCTGTTGGACCGTGCTTATTACCTGGGATTCCATTATGGAAAGAAAGAGAGCCTGAAAATATAA
- a CDS encoding winged helix-turn-helix transcriptional regulator, with translation MRPKLKHTYQIPSEATLDVLGGKWKTLILCQLYYGPKRTSELKKQMPDISQKILTQQLRELEEDGIVIRTVYSQVPPKVEYELSELGESLKPIMDLMCEWGERYLRGEIPGK, from the coding sequence ATGAGACCAAAGCTCAAACATACATACCAAATTCCTTCTGAAGCAACACTAGATGTTTTAGGTGGTAAATGGAAAACCTTGATTTTATGTCAGCTATACTACGGCCCCAAACGAACGAGCGAATTGAAGAAACAAATGCCGGACATTAGCCAAAAAATCCTGACACAGCAGCTTCGTGAGCTAGAAGAGGATGGAATCGTCATCAGGACCGTGTACAGCCAAGTACCGCCAAAGGTCGAGTATGAATTGAGTGAATTGGGAGAATCGCTAAAACCAATCATGGATCTCATGTGTGAATGGGGCGAACGTTACCTTCGGGGGGAAATACCGGGCAAATAG
- a CDS encoding YdhK family protein — translation MKRLRLISLMLIAIMGISGCNFGKPNVPEGVEVVPKPTYVIGSEVILKANHAPGMQGAKAKIVAAYDTTAYSVTYTPTTGEPPVKNYKWIIQEEIKNHIKQPYDPGTEVILKADHVKGMLDATGKLDTVESTTVYMVDYTPTSGGGEVKNYKWVTENELSPVK, via the coding sequence ATGAAAAGGCTGCGACTAATTTCGTTGATGCTGATTGCAATTATGGGGATAAGTGGATGCAATTTTGGAAAACCGAATGTTCCGGAGGGAGTAGAGGTTGTACCAAAGCCAACCTATGTCATTGGAAGTGAAGTCATTCTAAAAGCGAATCATGCTCCGGGGATGCAGGGGGCTAAAGCAAAGATTGTGGCGGCATACGATACGACGGCCTATAGTGTTACCTATACGCCTACAACAGGGGAGCCACCAGTGAAGAATTATAAATGGATCATTCAGGAAGAGATCAAAAATCACATCAAGCAGCCGTATGATCCAGGAACAGAAGTCATTCTGAAGGCTGATCATGTGAAAGGGATGCTGGATGCAACAGGGAAGCTCGATACTGTCGAATCCACTACGGTATATATGGTCGATTACACGCCCACATCGGGTGGCGGAGAGGTCAAAAATTATAAATGGGTGACGGAAAACGAGTTATCGCCAGTCAAATGA
- a CDS encoding GbsR/MarR family transcriptional regulator produces the protein MDKLTAETMQLIEEMALHHENQGLSRIAGRIIGLLMVSQEPLSSEQIATTLQVSLGSVSTNMRILLKSGIAEKKSVTGDRVSYYIVAPDAIEEEFIQGLERILSLKNIIEKGMQIENLKESELVMQRFHEMLEAIELYRESLNQMLAEWKSRRM, from the coding sequence TTGGACAAATTAACGGCGGAAACGATGCAATTGATTGAAGAAATGGCTCTCCATCACGAAAATCAAGGATTATCCAGAATTGCTGGCCGGATTATAGGACTGTTGATGGTCTCGCAGGAACCCCTTTCATCCGAACAGATTGCCACTACATTGCAAGTCAGTCTAGGCAGTGTATCTACCAATATGCGCATTCTTTTAAAAAGTGGAATCGCGGAAAAAAAGAGTGTGACAGGCGACCGTGTGAGTTATTACATCGTGGCACCAGACGCAATTGAGGAAGAGTTTATACAGGGTTTAGAGCGAATATTATCATTAAAGAATATCATAGAAAAAGGAATGCAAATTGAAAATTTGAAGGAAAGTGAGTTAGTTATGCAGCGGTTTCATGAGATGCTGGAAGCAATTGAGCTATACAGGGAATCTCTCAATCAAATGCTCGCTGAGTGGAAGTCTCGTCGCATGTAA
- a CDS encoding M14 family zinc carboxypeptidase gives MTDFIQKLLQEMPDFSHFLTIEELDTSSRELAAAYPHLVTLSTIGHSTEGHPILMLRIGNGQHRALFVGCPHPNEPVGALSLEYLSKKLCEDSALLEQMDYTFYIIKEIDVDGCRLNEGWYRGPFSPDRYIRSYYRPSMLEQVEWTFPYAYKTFGFSEPIPETVAFMRAIDEAKPHFLNSLHSSDQTGTFYYVSTPLPDALCQQIVKLTHDHQLPLMIGEPEAPFMPPIQDGFYQLPELSAMYDYYQCNLPTGEDPAKAILMGGSSRDYAGTRYNTFCLVSEISLFTDPRMGDKSETTHSYKDATLDIAKLEGEHFAFLSKQYQSAQAFITIPTKFQRSVEDFLIGMEEVRAHHLKSAESDETLARFATVAEMFDLKLRTLWTSLCCCSMQIRMLDAQPDNITLSEIRAESEKWLDQGLQELLSFFNWSMRPLRELCGVQLGSALMIMEHLRQTNDSTATPLK, from the coding sequence TTGACTGATTTCATTCAAAAACTGCTGCAAGAAATGCCAGATTTCTCCCATTTTCTAACTATTGAAGAATTGGACACCTCTTCCCGTGAATTAGCAGCCGCCTATCCACATCTTGTTACGCTCAGTACCATTGGTCACTCAACAGAAGGACACCCCATCCTTATGCTGCGAATTGGAAATGGCCAACATCGCGCGCTGTTTGTCGGTTGTCCGCATCCAAATGAACCGGTTGGAGCTCTATCGTTAGAGTATCTCAGCAAAAAGCTATGTGAGGATTCTGCCCTATTAGAGCAAATGGATTATACCTTCTATATCATCAAAGAAATCGATGTAGATGGTTGCCGACTGAATGAGGGTTGGTACCGCGGTCCATTTTCTCCAGATCGTTACATCCGCAGCTACTATCGTCCCAGTATGCTCGAACAAGTTGAATGGACATTCCCGTACGCCTATAAAACGTTCGGCTTCAGCGAGCCCATTCCTGAAACCGTAGCATTTATGCGGGCGATTGATGAAGCCAAGCCGCATTTCCTCAACAGCTTGCATAGCTCCGATCAAACGGGAACGTTTTATTATGTATCGACGCCTCTTCCCGACGCATTGTGCCAACAGATCGTAAAACTGACCCATGATCATCAATTACCGCTGATGATCGGCGAACCGGAGGCACCATTCATGCCCCCTATCCAAGACGGTTTTTATCAGCTACCTGAGCTGTCTGCTATGTACGATTACTACCAATGCAACCTGCCTACTGGAGAAGACCCTGCAAAAGCAATCCTCATGGGGGGCTCATCCCGCGATTATGCTGGGACACGTTACAATACCTTTTGCCTTGTGTCGGAAATATCGTTGTTTACGGATCCAAGGATGGGAGATAAATCTGAAACGACTCATAGCTACAAGGATGCTACGCTGGACATAGCCAAACTGGAAGGTGAGCATTTTGCATTTTTATCCAAACAGTACCAAAGCGCACAGGCATTCATAACGATCCCAACCAAATTTCAGCGATCTGTAGAGGATTTTCTGATCGGTATGGAGGAAGTTCGAGCCCATCATTTAAAATCAGCTGAAAGTGATGAAACCTTAGCACGCTTTGCAACAGTAGCTGAAATGTTTGACTTGAAACTACGCACTTTATGGACTTCTCTATGCTGCTGCAGCATGCAGATCCGCATGCTGGATGCCCAGCCCGACAACATCACCCTTTCAGAGATTCGAGCAGAATCAGAAAAATGGCTGGATCAAGGCTTACAAGAGCTACTCTCCTTTTTTAATTGGTCGATGCGTCCACTGCGCGAATTGTGCGGTGTCCAGCTAGGTTCTGCCTTGATGATAATGGAGCATCTTCGTCAAACCAATGATAGCACCGCTACGCCACTAAAATAA
- a CDS encoding MFS transporter: MKKSALISAVLLFITILVGVLGTYSIMIALPLIGEELHLNPVEQGAIMSVYFLGFAIFTIPGGIIADKRGSKQIIIISVVLWAILTALTGAVTSFAALLVVRFLLGVIDAPLMPSMYKAIAERTPANIRTTTLSIVSTADPLGSGLAPFLVAPLIAILGWQEATFVTASIGLLLAPILLIFLPRPFVIEQPSSSDSSSASKSNPIPLLSLLRNIDLWKLTGMLSGINIVMIGCMTWVPTYLTTEKHLAITESGLYASLPLLISMLGFLAGGWLFDRYFHQKFRTMVVPSILVSTIFLTLMILTDDVNLFMLFEAISLFFLSLTTQPIIGLTMRLIPSDAMGTATGILLTGGKLASIFTPIAIGAFIQAYSFQAGFSLLLVGAGISFVSSILIHFKRSE; the protein is encoded by the coding sequence ATGAAAAAGTCTGCTTTGATTAGTGCTGTGCTCTTGTTTATCACTATACTCGTAGGGGTTCTTGGCACGTACAGCATCATGATTGCACTACCACTTATTGGAGAGGAATTACATCTGAATCCAGTGGAACAAGGTGCGATCATGAGTGTATATTTTTTAGGCTTCGCGATTTTCACCATTCCTGGAGGGATCATTGCTGATAAACGAGGATCGAAGCAAATTATTATAATCAGCGTGGTACTGTGGGCAATATTGACTGCACTTACAGGAGCGGTCACAAGTTTTGCAGCCTTACTCGTTGTCCGTTTTTTGTTGGGGGTTATCGATGCCCCACTAATGCCTTCTATGTATAAAGCGATTGCCGAACGAACACCTGCAAACATCCGTACGACCACATTATCCATCGTTTCAACAGCCGATCCACTTGGGTCTGGACTTGCCCCTTTTCTCGTAGCACCATTGATTGCAATACTGGGATGGCAGGAAGCTACTTTTGTTACAGCATCAATCGGCCTGCTCTTGGCCCCCATTCTCTTGATATTCCTTCCCCGTCCTTTCGTAATAGAACAACCTTCAAGCTCAGATTCAAGCTCAGCATCAAAATCGAATCCTATCCCTTTACTATCTCTTTTACGTAACATCGATTTGTGGAAACTAACAGGTATGCTCAGCGGAATTAATATCGTGATGATTGGATGCATGACATGGGTACCTACCTACTTAACAACTGAAAAACATCTTGCTATTACCGAATCGGGCTTATATGCATCGCTTCCTCTTCTCATTTCCATGCTTGGCTTTTTGGCAGGCGGATGGTTATTTGACCGTTATTTTCATCAAAAGTTTCGAACGATGGTCGTTCCGTCCATTCTGGTCTCAACGATTTTCCTCACGCTTATGATCCTAACTGACGATGTCAACCTGTTTATGTTGTTTGAGGCTATTTCTTTGTTTTTTCTATCCCTTACCACTCAACCTATTATTGGACTTACCATGCGTCTCATTCCCTCAGATGCTATGGGCACTGCTACTGGAATTCTGTTAACCGGAGGAAAGCTGGCAAGTATTTTTACACCAATCGCGATAGGCGCATTCATTCAGGCGTACTCCTTTCAAGCCGGTTTTTCCCTGTTGCTAGTAGGTGCAGGAATCTCTTTTGTTTCATCCATTCTTATCCATTTCAAAAGGAGTGAGTAG
- a CDS encoding Lsa family ABC-F type ribosomal protection protein: MSLISVNNLTFAYEGSFDNIFENVSFQIDTDWKLGFTGRNGRGKTTFLNLLLGKYEYSGKISAQVSFEYFPFQVENKEYLTLDIVQDIVPDYQLWELMREFSLLKVSDDVLYRPFESLSNGEQTKVMLAALFLKENSFLLIDEPTNHLDMHARELVSDYLHSKSGYILVSHDRAFLDNCVDHILSINKTNIEVQKGSFSDWWENKQRQDNYELAENEKLKKDIKRLSDAAKRTSNWSDAVEKTKNGTLNSGSKLDKGYVGHKAAKMMKRSKSMEQRQQSAIDEKSKLLKNIENQESLKIAQLAYHKNQLAELEKVSISYGEKLVCADVSFTIDQGERIALSGKNGSGKSSILKLICGENIQHTGTFRKGSQLKISYVSQDTSHLKGNLTDFARDNEIEESLFKSILRKLDFSRVQFEKDISSFSGGQKKKVLIAKSLCEKAHLHIWDEPLNFIDVISRMQIEELLLEHSPTILFVEHDREFCNNIATKIVEL; this comes from the coding sequence ATGTCATTAATCAGTGTAAATAACTTGACGTTTGCCTATGAAGGCAGTTTTGATAACATTTTTGAAAATGTGAGCTTCCAAATCGATACGGATTGGAAATTGGGCTTTACGGGAAGAAACGGTAGGGGGAAGACAACTTTTCTCAACCTGTTGCTTGGTAAGTATGAATACAGCGGAAAGATTAGTGCTCAAGTCAGCTTTGAATACTTTCCTTTCCAAGTCGAGAACAAAGAATATCTTACCCTTGATATCGTTCAAGACATTGTCCCGGACTATCAGCTATGGGAATTAATGCGCGAGTTCTCCCTCTTAAAGGTTTCAGACGATGTTCTATATCGTCCCTTTGAATCTTTGTCTAACGGGGAGCAAACGAAAGTGATGTTAGCCGCCTTATTTCTAAAGGAAAACAGTTTTTTGTTAATTGATGAGCCAACCAACCACCTCGACATGCATGCAAGGGAGCTCGTCAGTGATTATCTCCATTCCAAAAGCGGTTATATTCTGGTGTCCCACGACCGCGCATTTCTAGACAACTGTGTCGACCACATCCTGTCCATCAACAAGACGAACATCGAGGTGCAAAAAGGGAGTTTCTCCGATTGGTGGGAAAATAAACAGAGACAGGATAACTATGAGCTCGCTGAGAATGAGAAGCTCAAAAAAGACATAAAACGCTTGTCAGACGCAGCCAAACGCACAAGTAACTGGTCGGACGCTGTGGAAAAGACGAAAAATGGAACATTGAATTCCGGTTCCAAATTAGACAAAGGGTATGTTGGCCACAAGGCTGCGAAAATGATGAAACGCTCCAAATCGATGGAGCAAAGACAGCAATCCGCTATTGATGAAAAATCGAAGCTACTGAAAAACATTGAAAACCAGGAAAGCTTAAAGATTGCACAGCTTGCTTATCATAAAAATCAACTGGCCGAACTGGAGAAGGTCTCGATTTCTTACGGAGAAAAGCTTGTTTGCGCAGATGTCAGCTTTACGATTGACCAAGGAGAGCGTATAGCGCTGTCAGGAAAGAATGGTTCAGGAAAATCCAGCATTCTCAAGCTCATTTGCGGGGAGAACATTCAACATACGGGGACATTCAGAAAGGGAAGTCAACTGAAAATCTCGTATGTTTCTCAAGACACTTCCCATTTAAAGGGCAATCTAACTGACTTTGCCCGGGACAATGAGATTGAGGAAAGTCTGTTTAAATCGATTTTGCGCAAGCTGGACTTTTCCCGTGTGCAATTTGAGAAGGATATCTCTTCTTTTAGTGGCGGACAGAAGAAGAAAGTACTCATTGCGAAAAGTCTTTGCGAGAAAGCCCATCTTCATATTTGGGATGAGCCATTAAACTTTATTGACGTCATTTCTCGCATGCAAATTGAAGAGCTGCTCCTTGAACACTCGCCAACGATTCTTTTTGTGGAGCATGACAGGGAGTTTTGTAATAACATCGCTACAAAGATCGTTGAATTGTAG